One region of Bacteroidota bacterium genomic DNA includes:
- the gyrA gene encoding DNA gyrase subunit A, with product MFEGEKIIPINIEEEMKTAYIDYSMSVIVSRALPDVRDGLKPVHRRVLYGMLDLGVLSNRPYKKSARIVGEVLGKYHPHGDGSVYDAMVRMAQDWSLRYPLIDGQGNFGSMDGDSPAAMRYTEARLKKIAEDMLLDIDKETVDFTLNFDDSLQEPTVLPSKIPNLLVNGASGIAVGMATNMAPHNITEVIEGIIAYIANRDITIDELMKYVKAPDFPTAGIIYGYAGVKEAYHTGRGRIVLRARTTIETTPNGKERIIVTEVPYQVNKAEMIKRTADLINEKKIDGITDIRDESDREGIRVVYELRRDAIANVVLNNLYKYTSLQSSFSVNNVALVHGRPMTLNLKDQIVHYVNHRHEVVIRRTQYELREAEKRAHILEGLLIALDHLDEVIALIRASQTPNIAQEGLMTQFQLSEIQAKAILEMRLQRLTGLERDKIRDEYNELMKLIEYYRDVLANEDLRMEIIRDEMIEMKDKYGDERRTEIVFAGDDISMEELIADEDVVITISHLGYVKRTLLTEYRTQGRGGRGAKGSSTREEDFVEHIYVASTHNYMLFFTEKGRCFWLKVYEIPEGNKTSKGRAIQNLISIPPDDKVKAFINVKNLEDEVYINNNFITMCTLNGTIKKTSLEAYSRPRLSGINAINIEDGDSLLEARLTNGKQEIMLATRKGKLVRFNEETVRPVGRNSIGVKGVTLDEKDDAVIGMVCVNDPEKETVLVVSEKGYGKRSEVEEYRKTNRGAKGVKTINVTDKTGDLIAIKVVEDDDDLMIINKSGITIRMKVVELRVMGRATQGVRLIRLDDDDAIASVAKVEVDEEEKKAEMGTVITELPDADNGEDTNSPAAEESTENPEGIDPIV from the coding sequence TGGATCTCGGAGTTTTGAGTAACAGACCCTATAAAAAATCTGCCCGTATCGTCGGGGAAGTTTTGGGTAAATATCACCCGCATGGAGATGGATCGGTGTATGACGCGATGGTCCGGATGGCTCAGGATTGGAGTTTACGTTATCCATTGATAGATGGCCAGGGAAACTTTGGATCCATGGATGGTGATTCTCCAGCCGCTATGCGATACACGGAAGCCAGGCTGAAAAAGATCGCTGAAGACATGCTCCTGGATATTGATAAGGAAACTGTTGATTTCACACTGAATTTTGACGACTCCTTGCAGGAGCCTACAGTGCTTCCTTCAAAAATACCGAATCTCCTTGTAAACGGAGCATCCGGTATAGCTGTTGGTATGGCCACCAACATGGCTCCACATAACATCACTGAAGTAATTGAGGGCATAATCGCTTACATCGCGAATCGTGACATCACTATTGATGAATTGATGAAGTATGTAAAAGCTCCTGATTTCCCGACTGCCGGAATTATCTACGGTTATGCCGGAGTGAAAGAAGCTTATCATACCGGACGAGGCCGTATTGTTTTGCGTGCCCGCACCACCATTGAAACAACGCCGAATGGTAAAGAGCGAATCATTGTCACGGAAGTCCCTTACCAGGTCAACAAAGCGGAAATGATTAAACGTACTGCTGATCTGATCAACGAGAAAAAGATCGACGGTATTACAGATATACGTGATGAAAGCGACAGAGAAGGAATTCGTGTCGTTTACGAATTGAGACGAGACGCGATTGCCAATGTTGTACTTAATAATCTTTATAAATATACTTCACTCCAGTCCTCTTTTAGTGTAAATAACGTCGCCCTTGTTCACGGCCGACCAATGACCCTGAATCTGAAAGATCAGATTGTACACTATGTAAATCACCGGCATGAAGTTGTTATACGCAGAACACAGTATGAGCTTCGTGAAGCTGAAAAGCGAGCGCATATTCTAGAAGGATTGCTCATCGCTCTCGATCACCTGGATGAAGTGATTGCACTCATTCGTGCTTCGCAGACTCCAAATATCGCTCAGGAAGGATTGATGACTCAATTCCAGTTGAGTGAAATCCAGGCGAAAGCGATCCTTGAAATGCGTTTGCAACGTCTTACCGGACTGGAAAGAGACAAAATCCGTGATGAATACAATGAGTTGATGAAACTCATCGAATATTACCGTGATGTTCTGGCGAATGAAGATCTCCGTATGGAAATCATTCGAGACGAGATGATCGAAATGAAGGATAAATACGGTGATGAACGCCGTACCGAAATTGTCTTTGCCGGAGATGACATTTCCATGGAAGAACTGATCGCCGATGAAGATGTCGTGATCACTATCTCACACCTTGGTTATGTAAAACGTACTTTGCTGACAGAATATCGAACGCAGGGAAGAGGTGGAAGAGGAGCAAAAGGCAGTTCGACAAGGGAAGAAGATTTTGTCGAACACATTTATGTCGCTTCGACGCACAATTACATGCTTTTCTTCACTGAAAAAGGCCGCTGTTTCTGGTTGAAGGTATATGAAATCCCTGAAGGAAATAAAACTTCAAAAGGAAGAGCAATTCAAAATCTGATCAGTATTCCTCCTGATGATAAAGTGAAAGCTTTTATCAATGTGAAAAATCTGGAAGACGAAGTATACATCAATAACAATTTCATCACGATGTGTACGCTGAACGGTACCATCAAAAAGACATCACTCGAAGCCTATTCCCGCCCTCGTTTATCTGGAATTAATGCTATCAACATCGAGGATGGGGATTCTTTACTCGAAGCAAGACTTACCAATGGCAAACAGGAAATCATGCTGGCGACACGCAAAGGGAAGCTGGTTCGTTTCAATGAAGAAACCGTACGTCCTGTAGGTAGGAATTCAATTGGAGTGAAAGGTGTTACACTTGATGAGAAAGATGATGCAGTGATTGGAATGGTTTGTGTAAATGATCCTGAAAAAGAAACAGTACTTGTTGTTTCTGAAAAAGGATACGGCAAACGTTCGGAAGTTGAAGAATACAGAAAAACCAACCGAGGAGCAAAAGGAGTGAAAACCATTAATGTCACTGATAAAACCGGAGACCTTATTGCAATCAAAGTTGTGGAAGATGACGACGATCTGATGATCATCAATAAATCCGGCATCACCATCCGTATGAAGGTGGTAGAACTTCGGGTTATGGGCAGAGCCACTCAGGGTGTTCGTCTGATCCGCCTTGATGATGATGACGCCATCGCATCAGTTGCAAAAGTCGAAGTGGACGAGGAGGAGAAAAAAGCGGAAATGGGAACCGTGATTACCGAACTTCCTGATGCAGATAATGGAGAGGATACGAATTCTCCTGCAGCTGAAGAATCCACTGAAAACCCGGAAGGAATCGATCCGATTGTTTAA
- a CDS encoding tetratricopeptide repeat protein produces MKRISLVLITILISTGIALSQKSKVRSAYNFYKEPYKQYDKAKEAIDEAVLNEQSKGMAEAWYYRGLIYSAIHGSETFKSLCNQCLQTAVESFQKANELDPKNEWTDEISGFRIPQVKQLIFSEGVSDFNGGNFTKALSNFEYVLKLSPGDTTVTLNSAISAENAGNKEKAKLYYGQLTAMKFNDDHIFLALSNIYLEEKDTTNALKTLQEARKLFPDTLRLLLAEINIMLASNRQQEAIGSMESAIVKDPQNQNLYLALGNAYDNMAHPKDEKGNEKAKTAETEEYSKKAEDYYKKGLLINPNSFELNFNLGAYYFNKASEMENNANALKSVTEYDKAKIEFDNKYKQSEPFLEKALELNPNDNGTLSSLKLLYFRTKETEKYNMVKAKLDNLK; encoded by the coding sequence ATGAAACGAATCAGTTTGGTACTGATAACAATTTTGATTTCCACAGGTATCGCGCTCTCTCAAAAATCAAAAGTTCGCAGCGCATACAACTTTTATAAGGAGCCTTACAAGCAGTACGACAAGGCCAAGGAGGCGATTGACGAAGCTGTTTTGAATGAACAGTCGAAAGGGATGGCTGAAGCCTGGTATTATCGCGGCCTTATTTACAGTGCCATTCACGGAAGTGAAACTTTTAAAAGTTTATGTAATCAATGTCTTCAAACGGCTGTGGAAAGTTTTCAGAAAGCCAATGAACTGGATCCTAAAAATGAATGGACTGATGAAATCAGCGGATTCCGGATTCCACAGGTGAAACAATTAATTTTTAGTGAAGGTGTGTCGGATTTTAACGGAGGAAATTTCACAAAAGCACTCAGCAATTTTGAGTATGTTCTCAAACTTAGTCCGGGGGATACAACAGTGACATTGAATTCAGCGATCTCCGCGGAAAATGCAGGCAATAAAGAGAAGGCAAAATTATATTATGGTCAGCTGACCGCGATGAAGTTCAATGATGATCATATTTTTCTTGCCCTTTCGAATATTTACCTTGAAGAAAAGGATACCACTAACGCGCTGAAAACCCTTCAGGAAGCACGTAAATTATTCCCGGATACACTTCGATTACTTCTTGCTGAAATTAATATCATGCTTGCTTCCAACAGGCAGCAGGAAGCCATTGGATCCATGGAAAGCGCAATTGTAAAGGATCCTCAAAATCAAAACCTGTACCTCGCTCTTGGCAACGCCTATGATAACATGGCACACCCAAAGGATGAAAAGGGAAATGAAAAAGCCAAAACCGCGGAAACAGAAGAATATTCTAAAAAGGCTGAGGATTATTATAAAAAAGGTTTATTGATCAACCCTAACAGTTTCGAACTGAATTTCAATTTGGGTGCCTATTATTTCAACAAGGCTTCGGAAATGGAAAATAATGCGAATGCATTAAAATCCGTTACTGAATATGATAAGGCAAAAATTGAATTTGATAACAAGTATAAACAGTCAGAACCTTTTCTTGAAAAAGCATTGGAGTTAAATCCAAATGACAATGGAACACTTAGTTCCCTTAAACTCTTGTATTTCCGGACCAAGGAAACCGAAAAGTACAACATGGTCAAAGCCAAACTGGACAATTTAAAATAA